Proteins found in one Zea mays cultivar B73 chromosome 1, Zm-B73-REFERENCE-NAM-5.0, whole genome shotgun sequence genomic segment:
- the LOC103640342 gene encoding heparanase-like protein 1, producing MRLWCIFLLPLLCQLAGVRSEDYSDVTVIVRGSETIASTSGEFVCATIDWWPPEKCNYDQCPWGRASVLNLDLTNPLLAKAIQAFSPLRIRVGGSLQDQVLYGTPNLGLPCDPFTKVSSGLFEFSQGCITLERWDDINDLFLNTGAVVTFGLNALQGRHQIRKGVWGGPWNSSNAREFIEYTASKNYPIDSWEFGNELSGSGVGASVAAEQYGKDLVVLQTIVNELYGDSSKPLVVAPGGFYDQKWFAQLLEASGPNVLNAVTHHIYNLGAGDDPQVPNRILSPQYLSRTSDIFRGLQLTIQRHGPWSAPWVGESGGAYNSGSRLVSNTFLNSFWYLDQLGQSAKYDTKVYCRQTLIGGNYGLLDTDTFVPNPDYYSALLWHRLMGTGVLSLDISGSPYLRPYAHCAKQKGGIALVLLNLHRTMGFMVSVRNDINVNLAEGQGIRRDNAFVHGLKRTVSWVGSKASDGFSKREEYHLSAQDGNPFARTMLLNGVPLELTEDGDIPPLYPVEVSANSPIYVAPLTIAFVVFPDFEAEACGR from the exons ATGAGGTTATGGTGTATCTTCCTCTTGCCTCTGCTGTGTCAGCTTGCAGGGGTTCGATCAGAGGATTACTCGGATGTAACTGTCATTGTTCGCGGCTCTGAGACGATTGCTTCGACTAGTGGCGAGTTTGTTTGCGCCACCATTGATTGGTGGCCTCCAGAGAAGTGTAACTACGACCAGTGCCCATGGGGAAGGGCTTCTGTCTTAAATTTG GACTTAACTAATCCTTTGTTGGCTAAAGCTATCCAAG CCTTTAGTCCACTACGAATCAGAGTTGGAGGCTCCTTACAAGATCAAGTGTTATATGGCACACCAAATTTAGGACTGCCGTGCGACCCATTTACAAAAGTTTCGAGTGGCCTCTTTGAGTTTTCTCAAGGATGCATAACCTTGGAAAGATGGGATGATATTAATGATCTCTTCCTGAATACTGG TGCAGTTGTTACATTTGGTCTCAACGCGCTCCAAGGACGACATCAGATAAGGAAAGGTGTTTGGGGTGGTCCCTGGAATTCTAGCAATGCTCGAGAATTCATTGAATACACTGCTTCGAAGAACTATCCTATAGATTCTTGGGAATTTG GTAATGAACTGAGTGGAAGTGGAGTTGGTGCAAGTGTGGCAGCTGAACAATATGGAAAAGACCTAGTCGTACTTCAAACCATCGTCAACGAGCTATACGGAGATTCCAGCAAACCACTGGTTGTAGCCCCAGGAGGATTCTATGACCAAAAGTGGTTTGCTCAGCTTCTCGAGGCCTCTGGGCCAAACGTTCTCAATGCAGTGACCCATCATATCTACAATCTTGGTGCTG GTGATGATCCCCAAGTTCCAAACAGGATTTTGAGCCCGCAGTATCTGAGCCGGACTTCTGATATATTCAGAGGTCTCCAGCTCACCATACAGCGCCATGGACCGTGGTCTGCTCCGTGGGTTGGCGAATCTGGCGGTGCATACAACAGCGGCAGCCGACTTGTATCCAATACTTTTCTCAATAGCTTCTG GTATCTCGATCAGCTGGGTCAGTCAGCGAAGTATGACACCAAAGTCTATTGTAGACAGACGCTGATTGGCGGCAATTACGGTCTTCTTGACACCGACACTTTTGTACCCAACCCAGATTACTACAG TGCCTTGCTGTGGCATCGGCTCATGGGAACAGGAGTTCTTTCCTTAGACATCAGTGGTTCTCCGTACTTGCGTCCCTATGCGCATTGTGCAAAGCAAAAG GGTGGCATTGCTCTTGTCTTGCTGAACCTGCACCGGACCATGGGCTTCATGGTTTCAGTCAGGAACGACATAAATGTCAATCTCGCAGAAGGGCAAGGGATCAGAAGGGACAACGCCTTCGTCCATGGCCTGAAAAGGACGGTTTCTTGGGTCGGGAGCAAAGCCTCTGATGGCTTTTCTAAGAGGGAAGAGTACCATCTCTCGGCGCAAGATGGGAACCCTTTTGCCCGGACCATGCTGCTGAATGGAGTCCCTCTTGAGCTCACTGAAGATGGTGACATCCCTCCACTGTATCCAGTGGAGGTTTCAGCTAACTCACCGATCTATGTTGCTCCTCTGACCATTGCGTTTGTCGTCTTCCCTGACTTCGAGGCTGAAGCTTGTGGCCGTTGA